AGAAGCGAATAAACACGATAAAAACGGAACATGCATGAATGTCATACACCAGTtatcacacaaaaataaaattgacaCTGATTAATTTCCAGATCCAACGTCACCTGAAGTACCTTCTAGGAAAGGCAACTCCTTGCCTTTCCCTCCATCGCAACAAGCGCCAATAACCCAGGGCCCTGCTCCCCAGCAGCCGAAACCAAATCAGCCTTCTAAGTCCTGCTCGCACTGCAGCTTGCCTACAACCACAACACAAGCGCCAAAATTAACAGACGTAGCGGTAGTTTCTCGAGATCCTCTGCCATCTTCTGTCCTAGGTACAAACCCCGCCACCCCACCGAAGTATCCTGCGGCAGCCGATGGCTATCAAAACTTCCCACAAGGTCAACAGAATCTTCCAGCTCAAGGAGGCGTCGGGGCAGCCGGTCCCAACTACCCTCAACAAGGTGCAGCAGGTGGACCTAACTACCCACAGCCTGGACAAGATTCCCAGACAAACTATCCCCAGGGGCCAGGCTCACCCCAACAGGGTCCTAATAGTTATAATCCGCAAGGACAAGGCCCACAAGCCGGACCTAATTACCCGCAGCCAGGACAGAACTATCCTCAAGAAGGACAAAACTACCCACAACCAGGACAACCTGGACAAAATGCGCCATCAGGCAACTTCCCTCAAAGTCCGGAACAAAACCTTTTTCCTCCATCTGGAGAGAGAGAACCAAAGCAAATCGATTCACGTTTTGGCGAATCGCCTGGAGCACAGAATAACCAAGTTGTTCCTCAAGGCCCTAGCAAACCACAGCTCATTTCAGCCCAAATGCAAATCGTAGATAAAAACACGGATGTAAATTACAAAGCTCCTGGTGAAAGGGAAGGTCTGCCAAACGGATTGACAAAGGATGATATGACCACTCTTTTATACACGTTTAATTACACGGTCGGTTTTCACGGTCACCACGAGGAAGGCTACACTAACGGTGTTAAGAAAGGTTACTATTATGTGACCGGCAGGAACGGAGTAAGGACGAGGGTAGACTACGTGGCCGACGAAAATGGATTCCGCCCCAAGATAACCCAAGAAGTTCTCGACCTTCTATCGGAAGACGTTCCTAAACCAGAAACCGAAAAAGATGAAAAATATGGTCTTAAAGGTTACGAATTCAAATGGCTTTACTATCCAGTTGACTCAAAAACTCGGTAGAAACCTAGTTtcatatgtatttgtatttggttgAAATACTAACTTACCATATTAGTATTATAATTAGGGTACATATTTTaggtttaatataattaataccaCATTATACTTTAATAGAAAGGTAAGTTAATAGCAACTGAACTAAACACTGCCAAGAGAACTGCCGTACAGAAGACGAATTTCTTTATACTACATAGGAGTGAGAGTACCCACCTACTAACCTATAGTATAATTTAGTGAAGCATTGCATATATAATAATTTAGTAATAAAATTGTCATAAAAAATTTTTATGTTAATGTTGttgtttttatcacatttatacaACGAATCCTCGTACTCTTTATTCGCAAAATAGAGCGTTTTCACAATGTCCGatcgatatcggatgtcggaaacGATACTGTTGGACATTAGACATAGACTTTCTCCGAGGCTTTGatttcaatttttattttggttttgacTTAGACCTGTAAGTACTGTTGATAACATGATTAACTTATTTACTATTGCCTTAAGTGTTTTCATAACTGCATAATTATACAATCTCATTTATGATATAAACCACGATCTTTTGTTTAAGAATttacaagacaagacaagacaaattatttatttgtaaacatacGTAACAGTGTTGGATAGTAGTATGTTCGAGAAAcagaaaacggtgaaaaatagagataatactcctaaaaatacgtctgatacctcattagattcgtaatgatgtctagaaaaatgtattgtaagcgtgtattagcacacaaaaaattacaaaagttattaacaaaaaagggagaataaaatagatttttcttatttcccaaatatctcaaaaactattaatatttaagaaacgaaaattaatattataaaagaaaaggatatttccaatcaaacattccatacttccagaactgtatctccattatttatactttttattcaacgctgaacacagccctccgcgcctcattttcgggaaacgcgcgcggcgtgaaaaagcgattacgtaacattatattaattttaaaggtattaaatattcattgaaaaaaaaaaaaatggtgtatttaaaacatgtccacgaatgtaatacttgtataaatttatcttaaagtaattttttcaacaagttaggcaattgttaatgaacaaaattttctcgaaattccttctttattgaaaacgaaaaaaaaattataaataactattgtaaaatttcctCCCTTTCTAGAGCTCTTCTCATATATATGCATAATAAGATCACGCTATAAAAGTtctgaaaaaaattaatagtttggttataatattgttttatattttacaattttaccttgatttttcgtttatcgtcaattttctatgttattctaaaacttattttaagcaaagtattaactttattaaaacttttataacgtgatctCATTAAGCATgtatgtatatgagaagggctctagaaagcgacaaaatattacattagttatttatataattttttataaatcaggatgttcgagaaaattttgttgattaacaattgcataacttattgaaaaaataactttaagttaaatttatacaagtagtacatttgttaacatgttttaaatacaccatatttttttttaatttttcaataaatatttaatatctttaaaattatatttaatgttacgtaatcgttttTTTACGCTgcgcgcgtttctcgaaaatgaggcgcgaaGGGCtgtgttgaataaaaagtataaataatggagatacagtcacagattaataaatagttactacgtaacagatacttcattcccaaagaaaagcgaaaatacctacgctataatagcctacaaaaccttaataataatacctgctgctcaggacaagaagaaatgtaccataagtacgcacacaaagagtcgagactgtgttgcccgccgtgcgagtcacgtgctaacgcgtcatcgtaagaatgcgctagggttgtaggcatctacctatgatgattattgtaataaaacgaatgttgcggatcaaccatattttttattagtcaatcaaatatgttttagttttatataatgatttataattttttcccttctcggaattctctgttattaaattttatagttgtaaatatcctaaatcgcgtaaataattttaataaatactcaggagcaaagcaacggaaaatcaacggtttttaaaattagtaatacggtgctaccaggccggttaattattacgtcgtctaaattatttaaaaatactttttctaacccttcaatataatgattaaacgtttcaggtgggacctttagcccgccataaaaagatgaatctttattataggctttttcctttgttttttgacttttacacccatttactgcacaataattacgtggtttcggcatttcgaagcgtaagcgcgggaaacgtgcggtgcgagcgttcaggcgggcgttcggcggccctctgttagagatgggtaactcaggagtgatagataaaaaagatatatatctttctcGTTTCATGAATCACTCTTCTTGTCTTTACGAATCCGAATGTATCAGTATATCCGTACCGCTCACTCTCTCGGCAACGATTTACTAAAGCGAAAGCGATGACTCGGTCGCGCGTCGACCGAAGTAATACGAACGAGCGACAGCGGTCGTTCAGGCGGATTTGGACGCGTCATTCGCTATTCCGCGGGAacgagaagtagatagtatagtATTTCTCGCTCGCGCAGGATGCAATGCAAATTGCAATGATGAGTTATTAACTCGGTTAATGAGTTAAAttgcattgcatttaataaaatgtaaacaaaaagcaataaggtattttattaggcaaatATATTCTTGCGCATGATAATACGAACCAAATCAAGCTTCCTTGTGAATGTACCAATCTATATCGATCAtgatacaaaatgaaaatgtcgCCACGTTATAATAACAATTCTGTCTCTCTCTCATTCATAAGATGACGCAAAGTCAGTAAGTGTCGATACAGTTACGAGCGGGACAACTGATACACACggatataaagatataaaagagtgatacatatcccagtggtaaaaagatatatatcaATCTTTTCCCTCTACTGACACATTTTCCCATCTCtaccctctgtcggttgtatcgtcgacgatacgacgagcggtaggcatatagcgcgtggccttgagcgtgtgacggaggcctgatacagttctgcaagtgtggaatgtttgattggaaatatcctcctcttttataatattaattttggtttcttaaatattaatactttttgagatattagggaaataaaaaatatctacttttttccccctctttttgtttataacttttgatattttttgtgtgctaatacacgcttcgaatacatttttctagacagcATTACGATTTACGactctaatgaggtatcacacgtatatttaggagtattatctctatttttcaccgttttccgtttctcgaccAGACTAACAGACTATAGGTACAAAAAGTATTTGAGAACGCTATGTTTCGCCGACAGGCATACAAATTTGaaattaggtaagtatacacataccaattaaattacattattacattacattattacaaGCAAATATACTTAACTaaagaaattaattaattaagtatacaATAACTTAATCATAATTGCGCGTATTACAAattcataatataaatataataataaccgCTTAAATAAGACCGCTTATAGACAATGTCACTCCAGTAGAACAAGCAGGATTCCACAGCGGACGAAACTGTGCAGACCAAGTACTTTCGCTAACAACCCACATAGAGGCGGGTTTCCAAAATAAACTAAAGACCGTCGCAGTTTTTATTGACCTGTCAGCCGCGTACGATACTGTGTGGAGAAAAGGCCTGATGTACAAACTTATGAGGACGGTGCCCTGTAAAAGATTGGTGGGGCTTATCAACAATATGCTGAGTAACCGTGAATTCACCGTTCGCCTTGGTGATAAGCAGAGTCGTGTACGAACACTCAACAACGGACTTCCGCAAGGCTCTGTCCTAGCCCCGCTCCTCTTTAACTTGTATACACATGACATCCCAGCAACCACCAGTCGAAAGTTTATATATGCAGATGACATTGCAATCACCAGCCAAAGTACCCACTTTGAACCATCGGAAGAGATATTAAACAGAGACTTGGGCACGCTTGAACGATACTTCAGAAAATGGCGCCTGGTACCTAACGCAAGTAAAACAGAAGTAACAACATTTCATCTCTGCAATAAAGCAGCCAAGTACCAACCTCATATAACATTCTCAGGGAAAACTATACAGTACAACCCAACGCCTAAGTACCTGGGCGTGACCCTCGACCGCAGCCTTACGTACGCGCCACATATAGAAAAGCTGGGTAAGAAACTCCAAGCCCGAAATAATATCCTGCACAAGCTATCGGGTACTACTTGGGGAGCAAATGCTGATGTCCTTCGAACCACCTGCCTCAGCTTGGTGTACTCAACAGCAGAGTACTGCGCGCCGGTGTGGCTCAACAGTGCGCATGTGCATCGGGTGGATGTGCAACTGAGACAAGCTATGAGATGCATAACAGGAACCATCAAGAGCACCCCCATAGAGTGGCTACCTGTGCTGAGCCACATAGCTCCTCCGCACTTAAGAAGGCAACATGCTTTGGTCCGAGAAGCTCAGAAGATTCTGGCCAACCCAAATCTACCCGCCTACGACGATCTCAAGAACCCTCCACCCAACCGGCTGATTTCACGTCAACCGCCACATAAGACTGCCTCGATACTCTTAAACACCTCCTTCGACGTTAATGAGAGATGGGCCCACGAATGGAACGAGAACTTGCCCGCCAACCTAATGACAAACATCGACCCTCTAGAAAAACCAGCAGGCTTCTCACTACCCAGACGAAATTGGTGCCAGTTAAATCGCCTACGAACGGGTTGGGGTAGAAGTCGTGAGTTCCTGCACAGATGTGGCTGGAGAGAGTCGCCAGCATGCGAATGCGGGGCTGCGGTGCAGAGCATGGACCACATTATCCGCGAATGCCCACTCACCAAATACCAGGGCAACCCCGGGGACTTGTTCACCCTAGACAACAATGTCACCCAATGGATCCAGCAATTGGGCGTACTGCTATAATATACTATACTCGTATATCATATTATGAACGATTGTATTTTTGCCATAcgaataaatgaaacaaattcataattatttattaaaatctattcatatttttatgtCAATGAGTCATGCATATATATACAATACTTCTATTCACCAATTACTTACAAGCTAATTTAAAGTGTCACCAAGAAACTCTGGCAACGAATAATAGCACTTAGAAATTAATAAATCATTTCAAGTCATTTTTAAACAAGTGCAATGGTTTCATTCTTAGAGCTATAGGAATTTTGTTAAAGATCTTGCTCGCCAGACAAGACACACTTTTCCGCATTAATGCAGTACGAGAAAATACTGTACAAAGGTTGTCAGCACGGTAGGTATCTCTGTTAAATATCTGTGacacttatttaaataaatgcagATTTGTTTTTACAAAAACAGCAGTTTCAAATATGAAGAGGCACGGTAGAGTCAACAGATTAAGTTTTTTAAAATACGGAACACAGCTATCTAATTGATGCAGACCACACATTGATCTTATACATCGTTTTTGTGCTTTGAATACGATCTCCCTGTTGGTTGAATTCCCCCAATATATAAGACCATAGCGGAGGGTTGACCCAACGTAACCATGATATGCGGCAATTACTGCTTCAATGTTTACTATCTTCGATAATCTGTAAAGAGATCTGTTTAGACACAGTAACGAGTTTTGCGAGGTATGATAATTAtggtattaataataataacgtgCCAGTAAAATTAACATGAAAAGGTGATATTTAGAGTTTTATAAGTAATATATTAAAGTTATATACAGTGTGTATAACATacgaataattaaataattgacGACTGTTAAATAATTGCCATTGATAACCAATAAACAAATTAGGAAGAAAGTAACTGAACTAGTACTAATTAGGTGTCTTTAATAGTATCTAATGTACCtaataatgtatattttattttatctaatgtgtaagagtgcagtaaatgcttttattcaactaatatgtgctaaaaacgatctcaggtaagcgattatatttcaattatttgattaagtttgaggcctaatcgtcttcacgtgtctaataaaacaaaaaggtacttaagtattttttactgctgtcatccatgacatttatttttaccgtgattgtgtacataagtttttactgtctgtaagtacacgtaatacagtaaaacccagcgcgaaaaatactttattgataaaaccaaaggcactggttcatatatattcatgggccgcctattttcttaaatttcaataaaaaaatattaataaaaataagtaaaaatttgcttacacgatctagtttctgttatatctcattaattcgactataagtcgagtaactgcgtttactgctacacttatagcacatgatgtcgccatgtttatggatttatagtccgatggccgactgcatgaaaccctacctgataaaaaaattgaaaaatcctactccgtaggggtagctgacttttagcagcttcaactgctcttggtcggccgtggcttaacttggcaaattttgcgcaaatggcaaaaaagtggtacaaatattcatcaaaaaaacaaaagtggtcagctacatcctgtgttggcaggttcctgtgtccgaccgaatttgtggtaccaagtgagctacaatttacctcatcgaaaaatagaatgtcacttgtatggtaggatagctgccattgactttttttttaatgcggacggactgaaaacgatgtcaggctaaggtgaggccgaccaagacatatgtcaacaaatttaatgtaagtattacaatcagttgttttgattctatttttcgatgaggtaaattgtagctgtcacgtggtaccacaaattcggtcggacacaagaacctgccaacacaggatgtagctgaccagttttgttttgctgtcctcaaaggcagctatcccaccatgcaagtttcattctattatacgatggggttttttttatgaatttttgtgccactactttgccattagcgcaaaattttccaaattaagccgcggccgaccaagaacagttgatactactaaaagtcagctacccctacagagtaggattattctatttttttgtcaggtagggtttcatgcagttggccaccggactatattgaaacgtcaacatggctaacttgtgctgttaatgtagttcaaaactctttaaaagtactctaagctgaatacattttgaataaaacctgtaaatacacttcagctcctataacagcggtttgaaccccattacccgaattatgatataagcgcgctgttacagcagcattgttgccaaatggttatttgattgcttttaataggcttttatagcaacagagaagagagttaagtaacagttgtattaaagcgccttattcagacaattagctaatctatagctgttatatgattttaatagaacaattatgctgaataaaagtgatttagtagcgctaactcagcatttattaaaaggtggaataaaagtgctataagatagtgctataaacgttatacgacatgattatagcactaattagcgaaaattgctaaatagtcgagttaaccgctattatacgatatattggtgcttcaacaaccgtaactcggctgttatacgattacaggctgagtaaatcaattcttatacgactattttgctagttgggatatATATGATGACACTATTATTTTGCTACAGCGGgccacattattttttgtatttacaaTTATTTGGTGCGTATGTCTAAAATATAGGAACAGTCATTTGGCCACATGTATCAGACTAGGGGCACCAACAAACATGCCCCACCGGTGCCAATGCGGAGATATGGTTGATAATCTGGGCCACCACGGCCTCTCATGCAGCCGTAGCGCTGGAAGGATCTCCCGCCACGCCAGCCTCAACGACGTCATCCGAAGGGCCCTTGTCAGTGCCAAGATACCGGCAGTCCTCGAGCCCAACGGTCTGGCCAGGGTCGATGGCAAGAGGCCTGACGGAATGACGCTGGTGCCTTGGAGTatgggacggccacttgtctgggACGCTACGTGCGTAGATACCCTGGCGCCGTCCCATATTCCAGGCACCAAAGTTGGCGCTGGTGCGGCCGCAACCTCGGCCGAAAgcctcaaacgccgcaaatatgtcacactaggtagtagctacatatttgcggcgtttggagTGGAAACCCTGGGGCCGTGGGGACCTAGCGCGCGTCGCCTCTATGGAGGAGCTGTCAAAGCGCCTCATAGAGGCCtccggtgaccagagggctggccaatattttgcccaaAGGATCAGCATTGCTatccagcggggcaatgcggccagccttctgggcaccctacctacAGACCACGATTTAgggcaaattttttatttataagttttcgtagtgtttttattttgttgtaaaagTCCTGAAATAAAACAATCCTTTACATAATTGATTTAGGAACAATAATTTAATACCATTACAAATTATGTTATTCCATAACAGTTCTCACGACCAGTGCCTCCATTTTGgtaaatgtatgaaataaaattcacatttcttttttttaaatacataccagagtctgtgcggaaagaaaagagtcgtggaatgtattgggccccatacattccgcgactcttctctttccgcacagactcta
This genomic window from Cydia splendana chromosome 9, ilCydSple1.2, whole genome shotgun sequence contains:
- the LOC134793774 gene encoding protein lethal(3)malignant blood neoplasm 1 is translated as MLQLRRLFVLATIVTCCLEAQGADKYSDENRPYEFGFNIDGEQHRHEKKDENGIIMGEFGFITADGVYHVTVYATDENGNFKILSMKNIRVKPYPTSPEVPSRKGNSLPFPPSQQAPITQGPAPQQPKPNQPSKSCSHCSLPTTTTQAPKLTDVAVVSRDPLPSSVLGTNPATPPKYPAAADGYQNFPQGQQNLPAQGGVGAAGPNYPQQGAAGGPNYPQPGQDSQTNYPQGPGSPQQGPNSYNPQGQGPQAGPNYPQPGQNYPQEGQNYPQPGQPGQNAPSGNFPQSPEQNLFPPSGEREPKQIDSRFGESPGAQNNQVVPQGPSKPQLISAQMQIVDKNTDVNYKAPGEREGLPNGLTKDDMTTLLYTFNYTVGFHGHHEEGYTNGVKKGYYYVTGRNGVRTRVDYVADENGFRPKITQEVLDLLSEDVPKPETEKDEKYGLKGYEFKWLYYPVDSKTR